CAGACACTGTGCTTTATCTCCTGAAGTATCACCTCCTCATTTATCTCCTACTAAAATAGACCGAGGTGCAATAATCTTATAATCCTAACCTCAGAAAATTTACACCATGGAAAAGATTTTGATTCCTGTTTGTAGACTGATGGGAGTGTCAGCTTTCTGATTTAATGATGCACAGTCCCTTGTAGGGTGGAACACACCCACGCTCCTTATGTTAAATAAAGCAAGGTGAGTCCTGAAGAGCTTGATGAATGTGCAACCCAACTTGGCCAGAACTACAAATACATTATCAAAAGAGGACAGACTATGACAAAGGGCTTCTCTCTGTCAGGATTGCATTATCTTATGAGCTCCCAAACAACTTGGCATATCTTGCCTTTCACAAGCTATCTTCCCCTGGATTGTACAATTCGGACAATAAGTAGCACAAAGAGTTCTGATCCTGACTGCAGCTTACAAGCACCGCTGAACTACAAATGACGCTGAATCACTATCTGCAAAtcaaaatgtaaagcaaataGTTATTTGGAATAAAGGTGTGGACTGTTTACACTGAGCTTTTCTAAATCAGTCTGCAGTGTTGACTGCTAATCAGAAGCTTTGCTTCTGTTATTTCATAAAAGTTAGAGGCTACAGCCTAACTGTGGCCCCAACCCCACCCCATAAAGGGCAGCCACTGCCCCAGGGATCTTATAATTAAAGAGATGATACATAAAAATCAATTCTCAAGCTCTCTCATACATTGCAAATACCAAGCcttgaagaaatgaagaacacCACACTGAAGCCTGCAGTAGTTAGTGCGATTCCTAGATTTCACTCCAGTGAGTATTAGACCCCTGGCACAAAACTGTTTACATCCAGCCCCCTCCCATACCTCCATTCGGATTTGGCAAAAGGTTTAACTGGTTGCTTAATTTTAGTAACTAACTACTGGCACCAATGGTGTTACTCAAAACGACCTATTTCTTTAAGTGCTGTGCTAATTAGGGCCTAATTGCCCAGTTCTAAATGATCTGAAAAGACAAAGACACCAAACCCATGTCTCCATCTCAACCACATTCCTATGACATAAGATAATGGTTTTCTAAGAACTGAGCCAGACACCAACTGAAGAAAATTTGGCCccagaatgctttcttttcctgaacaAAACCACTTCCTTCTTAGAAACCCAAGCATCAAAGGAATCTTACCAGGCCAGAAGAATTCGTGGCACATGGAGTTTATAGTAGGGATGTGATTAGGGCGAACGTAACAGTAATCAATGGGTGCTCCTGGCTCAGCCTTCCAGTTGAGATCATTCCTGTGCGGATACGCCCAGATTTCTGCCAGCAGCCTGAGTTTGGGGGGCTTTGTCTCATAATCACGCCTGCCAATTaacatgaaaagcaaacacagaaggCAAGTGAGGAACAATGCCACTGCAGcccataaaatattttctgacatGCTCAACTTGGAACAAAAGAACAGTCTTCCATTCATGTGGGAACACAGCACATTGCTCAGCAAGAACACTGTTGTGTCAGAGGTCAAAACACTTGGATCCACAGCACATTAAGCCAGCTTGTTTTTATGGCAGCACCAAGGATATTATGGGTCTGACCCAAAAGCAGGCGCAACTTGCCTCTAACAACCACAGTGATTCCTCCTACGCCCTGCCCTCTCTTCTCCTGGAGATTCCTCTTTCTAATGCAGAGACAGTTTAACTATTCAGATAAATGATACACCACCTTTCCAGGGTTACCACAGGATACTGAGTTGTACTGCAACAATGAGTGAGGATGGCTGCCCAGAAGAAAAGTGACCTCTCCCACCAGAACACCTCTTGCTCACTGGCCTTCAAAGGTGGACTGTTGGTTCCCAAGCGAAGAGCAAACTGAACCTCTGACCATCTGTACCTGATGTACGGTTTCAGCACACGGGACGTGTAAGGACTGACAATGCTGTGGTCTGGCAGCAGGTCTTCTGAGCCTACCAGTCGATACAGAAACTTCGTTGTCTGCTGTCGATATCCCTTCATGGCAGGCAGCACTGTCTgcatgtacaaaaaaaaaaatccagaacacTTCAGGAAAACTAGTCAATGACTTAACAAAAGGGAATCATAataacagagaaagaataagGGACTTTCACTATGACAGGATGATCTAGACCCCAGGATGACTGTCCCACCACAGAGGACTGCAGTGCACTCTCAGATTCAGCAATCATAGCTACGAGCTGAACTTACTGCTCAGCAAAGCACTCCAGGTGACCTTTTTCCTGTATGGCATGAAAGAGTAGTTGGGTACTTTCAGGCCTCCACCATCATTTTTTGGGCAGGGCTGGAgtacaaatacacagaaaatctgTGGTACTTATACTGACAGACAGTTGTGCTGACTGAgcatttcctgaggaaaaaaaaactggtcTTGTGAGATAACCAGTGGGGACATAGCTCCAAGTCACAGTAAGCCTGGTTCACATTATCCTTTCAACCTCCCAGGTCAGATATTCCAAAGGtgatgctgctgtctgcagcaaaAACTTGAAAACAACCCCAGTCAAAGGATCACTTAGATTTAAATGGCACTTACTTGGTATCTGTCCAAGATCCTGAAGTCCTGACTAGTAGTTCTGTACGTCGCTTGCCCTACTGGGGACCTGGAAACACCTTCTTTGGCTCCATAAATCCCATCAACCAAGAGCAGCGCTGCATTCACAACCTGGTCCAAGTCAAAAAGCGGCAGCCCCCTTTCCCTCTTGGCTTGCCTGACTATCAGCTTGCGCCTCAGCCTCCGGGCCTCTGGGGTCATGCTCAAGGCATTGGGACAGGCCTCCAgtctcttcagcagcagcttttcctcatagATACTAACAGAAGTATGCTTGGGAGCTCTGGGTTTAGCATCCTTCTCCAGCTGTGGTTTCCTCTTGTCTCGCCCCCTCATCTGCAGAGACGTGTTTGACTCTTCAGGATCTTCACTGTCACCTTccatcctttctgttttttcttcttcactctCCACTTCTTGCTTGATCTGCTCAGCtgtcttcactttttttctactTGCTATCATGGTCCCAGGACCAGCAGTCCCACTTGGGGGGGGCACATACTCTATTCCTGGGTCTATGACTCCATCTCCTTCGATCTCCTCATCATCTGTTCAACACATCAAAATAATCCAGGAAACAAATGTAAACATACAAGTCCCATTGCAAAGGGGGCTCTTGCAGAACCTTTCTGCTAAGGGGAAATAGTGTGGGTTACCCAACAGACTCCATTTTCTGTATACGTCTAGGCCTCCAGATTTGGGGCAGAGGATACATTAAGGACTCCAATTTCAGGGCACAGAATCGATCCTTCTCCTAAGGTATTTTGCAATTTGGCATCTGAAAACATCACACTCTGAGCTATAAAGCTCAAACATTAAATTGCTGAAAATTCCTGAACACTGGGGATCAAATGATCAAGCTGATGAGCTCTATCTTTAGCTAGCATACCCTGGAGAAGCTTTGTTTAAACTGAAGTAACAATTAGGAGTCACAAAAGAACAGTATTTGTCCCTCTGCAGAATACGATTCAATGAGTCAtgagggaacggcctcaagtagctccaggggaggttcaggttggataaggaaaaatttcttctccaaaagagtggtgaggcaccggaacaggttgcccagggaggtgttggagtcaccgtccctggaggtgttcaagaaacgtttagatgttgtactgagggacatggtttttggggaaatactggtggtaggtggacagctggactagataatcttgtaggttttttccaagcttgatgattctatgattctataactaCCTTCCTTCCAACAAGAAGTGATATACTCTCTATCTTCTAGATTAGAACGAGGTCTGGCTCCCCAAGGAACTGCCAGCATTCACTATGCATCACTACTTTGTGACCAtcttaacttgaaaaaaatcctgcagTTCTTTGGgagttcctttttttccatgtcttctTCTTGACAACTATATGCAGCTCAttattaagaggaaaaatatagCATCTCTTACCATGAAACAGAGCCTGTGGTGGCATGACATCGGGGATGAGATCTGCTTCTGAGAGAAGGCTAGGAGTAGCTGAATGCGAGGCTGGCGTGCCAGGAGCAGAGAAGTCCAgagatggggaaggagaagggctTGTCAGAGGAGTGCGATCTGAAGAgctcaaagaagaaaagtcaATCACCTCTCCTTTCTCAAGGACAATATCGGGACGACGGCCTCGACTGGTGAACTTAACGGGAGTGGAGGAAGTACTACGGTCCAGGAAGCCAGCTGCCTCCTTCTGGGCTCTCCGAATATCCTTGGCTTCCTGAGTGCGAGAcctcttctccttcagctcCATGGCCGATTCAACTGGATTGCGGCTTACCCGTTTCCTGAGTCCTTCTACAGTAATGATGGGATCCAGAGGTGGCTTTGAAGCTGCTAAAGAAGTAGCTTGCTTATTCTAACATACACTTAGCTCCTGCAATcactgtatatatataatatgtacaACAACATGTTGCCTTGAAATTTTAGATCTATTTCCAAAATACACAAGAAATTTACTTCAAGGCATGTAGCGTGAAGTCTATGCACCATTAAAACCTCACTTAAGCCCTGATCTTGCTCCTCTGCACTGAAGAGAATTTGCATTTAGTGtggacaaaatgaaaacaaaacaaaacactcccTGGGTAAAGGAGAACAGAAGAATCACAGATTTCAgttgcaaacaaacaaaaaaacaccataaaagcctgtccagatctcaaAAGCTTTAAATCAGTTAGCACaatgcaaaaaggaaacaaaatgtaaaaggCAATTAAGGGTCCTCTTCACAGCAGCCATTACAGCAAAGGCaaactaagacaaaaaaatcacatctcaTAACCATCCAAACaaaatgaatcattttctttttagaaaacttttgacttgttttccagctttgtcagctccagcccagctggGAACCTATACTCCCTCTGGGAAACAGTTACCTTTTGCCTTTAGTGCAGATGCAGacagcttttctccttcaggTTTCATTGTTGGGGGTTTATTATGAACCAGTTTCCACCACCCTGGTTCTCCGAACTCCTGGGCTCCTGAGCGGAAATACAAGGGGCTCCCCACAGAGAGACAGCCAGCAACAGTGCTCCACCATGTTGAGGTCTTTTTCCTACAGCAGGAGATGTGAAAACAAGCATTAGGTCCCCACTCACTAGCTATGCCTTCATTCCAAAGCTTCCCTGCTCCTCAAAGATGGTAAGGGCAGAGGGCTTCAGGCACTGACTGACACAGCGAGATTATGTACTGCCAAAATTCCAGTCCTCCAAGAGGTAAAGGAGGaatgaatttcttctcagagaacAGTTCTAAAGGACAACCTGCAATGTATTTTTGGGCTCTGACATACAAAGTGCTACGTACCTATGTTCCATAAACACCACACAAacagagcacagtgagatgttatttttcttcttttgccaaTGAGTTGCAACATCCTTAGCTGACAGAGGACAGGCTTATTCTGCCACTAGCACCCCAATCATTTAAATCCTCACGTTCCTATCTTAGCCAACCACAGTCCTCTTAAAGCAACCATTTATCTACAGCAATACATGAACAGGATCCTAGTAACAGCTGTGTTGATCTGATGTTACAGGGCATATTCCCTTACTGTAGATAGCAAACAGGACTCTGGATACACAGGATGGGAGAGATAAGGGAAAGATAGCAATGAATGCGTCATTTCACATAGAAGGAGAGAGAATTTAAATGCCTGCATTGGCTACTTCAAAATTCCAATGCATTTAGCAAAGCATGCTCCCAAAGACGTAGGACGGGACCCTGAAGGCTGAATTCACAGAGGGGACTGGGATTTGACGACAATGCTATCCACCTCTGCAGTGCAtggcaaagctgcagctgagagcagggGCCTGAGAAATAAATCACCAAGGAcaactgtgctgcagaaattgtCCAGGTAACAGAGGAAATCCTGTGCTAGTCCCACAGACGTAAACGTATGAGTCATATTCcaaagccccagctctgctcagcagtttCTGCCACAAACCTCCTTCAGTATAGCAAAGAGGAGGTTTGTGGCATCAAGTCTAGATCCATATCTGTAGTCTCTTGGATTCCTTTCTTGCCATTACACACTCCCACTGGCCAAACTTTCAGTACTTGGGCTAGGTTTGGCTTGTAGGTATTTGCTGCTGTCTTGAGCATTGCAATTACACACATTACTGCAATGCCCTTCAAATCTGGGAGATTAACATCAGATGCCCCAGTTCAGAGTCTGGAGCGACTAGATCTGGCAAGGATGAACAGCATTGCAGTTCCTGAACTGTTACACTCCAGCAGTCCAGGCAAGGACAGAAGCAACAGTCTCAAGCCAGTAATCACTTCATCTGAAATCCATCAGAGCAGGGACTACCCCGCCCATAAGGCAGGTCTCAGGAGACAGCAGCAAACACTGGGAGGCAAGGCTCCCTAAGTGAGGGACAACTGGCCATCAGCTGCCCTCCTGTCACGGTCCTGCTGGTTTCCAGAGGGGACTAACATTGTTGGGTACAGAGCAAGGAGGCACAGGCACtcagtgaaagcaaagctgaacaGCAAACCTGGGTAGGGAGAAAGGCCAGACCTCACAACAGAGAAATCCCCTGGAGCTAGGAGAAATTCTGTGAAATCAACAGACGTACAACTTCAGAGACTTGCTCGCTTCCTTTCCTGCCTCCACAGCACAAGCATTATCAGTGACATTTAATTTTGACAGTGTCAGTATGCTTAGAAAATAACATGATATTCACCTACGCAAGGCACAAGACACTGTCACAGAAGGTAACCATTTACGAGAAGGGTTCATATTCTAATAGATTCCTCCTCAGCACACACTGACTGTGAAAGAGTTTACAATAGTGTATAATACCTACTAAGTAACAGCTACTTTATTAAGATCCAAAACAAGCTAAAAGACAAAGCCCAGTTTCCCTTTGTTGTGAATGTCATCGTATAAGCTTTGGAGCTGAGGAACAAGGTACTTTGctgaagctctttttttctttgaagtgcaGGCGGATGACATCAGGATTGGCTCATCCATTGTGAAAATTCAGGAAGACTTGAAAAGC
The sequence above is drawn from the Numida meleagris isolate 19003 breed g44 Domestic line chromosome 3, NumMel1.0, whole genome shotgun sequence genome and encodes:
- the KAT14 gene encoding cysteine-rich protein 2-binding protein isoform X1; its protein translation is MANNVHMSGLLSRHDDEATRTSTSEGLEEGEVEGETLLIVESEDQASVDLSHDQSGDSLNSDEGDASWMEEMSYYCEKCQKWIPASQLREQLSYLKGDNFFRFTCSDCSEDGKEQFERLRLTWQQVVMLAMYNLSLEGTGRQGYFRWKEDICAFIEKHWTFLLGNRKKTSTWWSTVAGCLSVGSPLYFRSGAQEFGEPGWWKLVHNKPPTMKPEGEKLSASALKAKAASKPPLDPIITVEGLRKRVSRNPVESAMELKEKRSRTQEAKDIRRAQKEAAGFLDRSTSSTPVKFTSRGRRPDIVLEKGEVIDFSSLSSSDRTPLTSPSPSPSLDFSAPGTPASHSATPSLLSEADLIPDVMPPQALFHDDEEIEGDGVIDPGIEYVPPPSGTAGPGTMIASRKKVKTAEQIKQEVESEEEKTERMEGDSEDPEESNTSLQMRGRDKRKPQLEKDAKPRAPKHTSVSIYEEKLLLKRLEACPNALSMTPEARRLRRKLIVRQAKRERGLPLFDLDQVVNAALLLVDGIYGAKEGVSRSPVGQATYRTTSQDFRILDRYQTVLPAMKGYRQQTTKFLYRLVGSEDLLPDHSIVSPYTSRVLKPYIRRDYETKPPKLRLLAEIWAYPHRNDLNWKAEPGAPIDYCYVRPNHIPTINSMCHEFFWPGIDLSECLQYPDFSVVVLYKKVIIAFGFMVPDVKYNEAYISFLFVHPEWRRAGIATFMIYHLIQTCMGKDVTLHVSASNPAMLLYQKFGFKTEEYILDFYDKYYPLDSKECKHAFFLRLRR
- the KAT14 gene encoding cysteine-rich protein 2-binding protein isoform X2; amino-acid sequence: MANNVHMSGLLSRHDDEATRTSTSEGLEEGEVEGETLLIVESEDQASVDLSHDQSGDSLNSDEGDASWMEEMSYYCEKCQKWIPASQLREQLSYLKGDNFFRFTCSDCSEDGKEQFERLRLTWQQVVMLAMYNLSLEGTGRQGYFRWKEDICAFIEKHWTFLLGNRKKTSTWWSTVAGCLSVGSPLYFRSGAQEFGEPGWWKLVHNKPPTMKPEGEKLSASALKAKASKPPLDPIITVEGLRKRVSRNPVESAMELKEKRSRTQEAKDIRRAQKEAAGFLDRSTSSTPVKFTSRGRRPDIVLEKGEVIDFSSLSSSDRTPLTSPSPSPSLDFSAPGTPASHSATPSLLSEADLIPDVMPPQALFHDDEEIEGDGVIDPGIEYVPPPSGTAGPGTMIASRKKVKTAEQIKQEVESEEEKTERMEGDSEDPEESNTSLQMRGRDKRKPQLEKDAKPRAPKHTSVSIYEEKLLLKRLEACPNALSMTPEARRLRRKLIVRQAKRERGLPLFDLDQVVNAALLLVDGIYGAKEGVSRSPVGQATYRTTSQDFRILDRYQTVLPAMKGYRQQTTKFLYRLVGSEDLLPDHSIVSPYTSRVLKPYIRRDYETKPPKLRLLAEIWAYPHRNDLNWKAEPGAPIDYCYVRPNHIPTINSMCHEFFWPGIDLSECLQYPDFSVVVLYKKVIIAFGFMVPDVKYNEAYISFLFVHPEWRRAGIATFMIYHLIQTCMGKDVTLHVSASNPAMLLYQKFGFKTEEYILDFYDKYYPLDSKECKHAFFLRLRR